A segment of the Lycium ferocissimum isolate CSIRO_LF1 chromosome 10, AGI_CSIRO_Lferr_CH_V1, whole genome shotgun sequence genome:
ATAAATCCACAACAACCTTAATTCAGAACTAATTGGTTCCCCATATGCATCATCAATATCCACTTGCTTTAATTTGTTGTTTTCCATTCCAGTACTCAATCATGTGTCTTCTAAGAAAAATTAGAGTTCTCCATATCTCGCAGATATCCGTACACTAGGTCACCTTTACTGATATATCTCCAACCAAAATAACAACCCTGTTAGATATGGACCTAATGTAAGCTTACCAACAACGCCTAAACCTTGATCTAACAAGTTGGAATCCCCTATATGGATATTTTTGCTTTCATTATGTTTGATCTTTCCCTAGATCTGCGTTGATTCCAAAAGATTGTAAGTCGTTTGAGATACCTTCCTTGCCTCGTCtaaaatatgaatgaaaaatGTAACTTTTAATGGAAATTATACTTTTTTATAGTACATATCCCAGAAAAAGAATCAGATGAAGCTGTAAAATTACTAGTTTtttctcctgtgtggtttgcgagctattgcacaggagctgggtttaccctgtgcgcacccgaagggtagcggctgcgggttcccatgtcatcaaaaaaaaaaaattactagttTTTACACTCTTTCCAATCATGGTCCAACTTCTCAAGAATAATTCAATGCCAGCCTTTTACTAGTACTTTGACGCTCATAGCTTCAATTAGAAGGCATATCTGCAGACTAAATAATTCTTGATTGGTACACTACACTCTAGTAATTGCATGATTTCAAGAAGGGCTAAAAGATGAGATACCATTGATGTTACTAAGATCCAGGTGATATCAATTCACAACATTCATATTGAGTAACTATTAATAAGAAAAACAGTAACTGAAACATAACATAGAACtaaattgaaagaaatttgTGATACGCTTCAttgaaagaaatttaaaaagttaaaaaatactAGAGATAAATGGCCAATGCTTACCTTGATATATTTTGGTTTGTTTAGTTCCACATGAGACACATAACTTTCAACGAGAAATTTGAAGCCAATTTCTAGCTCAGCATCAAAAGATCCATCTGGATGGCGTTTTAGGATCTCTGATCTTTGACACCAGGGAAGGAAATCCTCATACAAATCAACAGCAGCAACCACAGCATATAACTGCTCTGGAGAGTATCTAATAACAACGATACGAGTTAGCATGTACGTTGTATAACATTTCAGGGGGTTGAAGGGCAATTTTTGCATGTGAGGAGTTGACATTAAAAAATCCTCTTGAAGGAGAAATCAGCATGTATCTCAAGTAAACGAAAATTAAATCGAGTTTGTATGCAATTTAAAAATTGAACATGCATCAGTCATCAACTCCACTGAAAATTTTCCTTGCTAAAATTGCATGGCTTTCTTGTGCTTCATTTAGTAACTAGAAGTGGAAGTACAGAAGGTATATCATTTCTATTATAGCTCAAGCAAAATTTGACAGCAAAGAGTGATCTCGAACAGCTTTACTCTTCCTCCTCCTAAGGAGTGCATCCTCATCAAATTCTAAGCTGGGTGAGTAAAAATTGTTGAATTCAAGCAGTATTGTCAAAGGCTCATTTAAGGCGCTCTTAAGCCCTTAAGCCTAAAAAAGCTCAAAGAGGGTGCTTCGTCTCACTTAAGTTGAGTTTCAGTGTAGCCAAGGCACTAAGGTGTGTCCCTTATTTCTAGGGATGGCAGTGGAGCGGTGCAGTGCGGGTGCGGTGCGAGTTCAGTCTAAACCCACGAAATTACAACCTGCCCCGCATTGCCTTTTAATACGCGAAAACCCGCCCCgcgttctcttttttttttttttttaaaaaaaaaaatgtctaatATGTTCTGCTTTCTCTATTTGTTTAAAACCTGTGCTACACAAACTAACGTTTTTATGGTGCCCTGCGATATATGTTGCAGTCTGTAAGTTCATATATCTACATGTTTATGCTTCAAAGTTCTTAAGACAATATTGCGTACTTATTCCCTACTGTACTGTTTTCTTGCGAAGACATTGCGTGTTTAATGCCTGTAAAGGGTGAGTAAAATCTTAATTATGGATAAACAGCCAACTACATTATCCTAATACCATGTGCCCCTCTGATTTCAAATGGGATCTGTAAGTAGGTAAAGAGCAAGCTTGTAAGTGAATTAGAAGTGCAATGGTCGGTAGTGAATTAGAAGTGCAACACCCAAACCCGCACCCACACCGCACCCGCATAGAATTAGTATTCCTCTATTTAGACCCGACCAGCCCCACCCGCACCCGCACCGCCCCATTTCCATCCCTACTTATTTCCCATGTGTTTTATCTTGAATGGAACAGTACTAAACAATAAGTATAATCGGCAAAGAGATATATTAAAGCTAAGGAAAAGATTATGAATGAATTTGTTACTTTTTCTTGGATCACAgatatatttttattgtttttcttcattGCGCCTTTTCTAACTAAAGCTCACACTTTAACTATATATTGGAAAAGGCCCAATAGACCTGAAGCACTATTTAAAGCTTTTTTCCTTTGACAACAATGAATTCAAGGAATTGGGAACAATTGATTCTTAATTCCATCTTCCATTATTCCATCACTACACATATTCGCgtcattgttattatgtttcctCTTACTACTTATCCGACGTGTAAATTACAGATACTGGGGCCTTTCTTCAGCACGGTCGTTAGTCTTGTTTGTTTCTTCTTCGTTTTCCTTTTCCCTGAAAATATCACCACTTACCTTCATTTGTTGTGGAATTGCGTGATATCAAAAAATTTATGCTCCATAACAGTAATCAAGGGTAACAGATTAACAATTGTACTTTCTTGCCCATTCAGGGAACAATTAAACGTGGATATCTATTTTAACCTCTAAGGTGATTTCTCCTGCAAAAATAGGTTAAGTGGGATAAGGATTGGGAGGTGGTCTGAGTTGCTATTGATACGTGTGGGCTGATCTAGGACAGTAAAGAATTTGACTCTGCccttgggaaaaaaaaaaaagtaaaggagCAAGAAGTCCTTTGGCCTAGGTTGACAAGGCATGGTTTGTAGACAATGTAGCTACAACTTAAGCAAATGTAAATGTCTCCTGGTACATACTTTACTTATGGAGTTAGACGGTACTTGAAGTGTAGCTCACCAAGCAAGGACGTCATTGATTGCACAAATAACTTGGATACCAGAAATAGGATTGTAGTTGAAGCAGTTATGCCAATACTTCAAAGAGTGTTTCTAGCCTTACATATAGTTGTCTAGACAGTTTGAAGTAAAAAGAGAGCATACGACATATGAACATGAGCAATCCTCCCAACAACTTCTAGGATATACATAATCATCTAAATGTAACAGGAGGATCATGCTAGAGTTAAACAACACTATATACACAGTACCAGGCATATCTATACTATTAATAAAGCTCAAACACTTTAAAGTAACTTCTTGATTTGGTGTCGACACCAATTACAAATTTGTCACTTTTACAATGTTCACCACAATTTTACAATGTAAAGATCACGTAAGGAACCTGGATTTTGCTAACCTCAAATGGAACAAAAACTTACGAGTTGGACCTTTTCTATTTCTTCCCTCATTCTACTTTTCTGTCTATGCATTGATAAACCCAATTAGCACAAGAAGTTTAGAGAATTGTAACTCCAATCAACTCTTTTTAGTAGTCTAAACTGAACATATAGTTCCTTAGATTTTGCACATGTATATCTATTGGACACACGTTCTTTCCTTGGATTTTACACATGTATAATTCCTtagacattgtatatgtataacgTACAAATTTCATGCTGCAACTTCTAATAATTTCTTTCCTCACATACTAACTATCCAATTCACGATAGCGACATCTAAACACCATGAACGAATTCAAATTTTGTTGGATTCATTTTGTTCCCCTCGCCCCCGATTCTCTGTGCTCTATCCCCCTCTATCAGGTCCATTTCATTCCTTATAGCACTAATACTAAGATAAATGCTTGCCACAGGCGTGCCATAAttgcatatacacatatatcatcataaaaactgcaaatggtaaTTAAGGACTTACCCCATAACGCGCCTCTCCTCGTGTACTTTGGCTAACATATTCCCCTCTTCCCCATCACCGCATCCCAAAAATCCTCTGCTTTGAATTAAAGGCCCAATTCTATAAACTTCCCCCAATGACGACGACGAGGGCTTAATCACCTTGCTACCAGCATCACAACCAGGAGAAATTGAAGGAACGCCAGCAATTCCACTCAAGCATCGAACGTTAACATTATTATCAATACCCGCCCTTTGTTTGAACACGTTCCGATGTGCAACTAAACGCCTAATGGCCTTTGATGTTGAAACAAACGACGGCATTGCAGAAAGAATTGGTGTACAACAATTTAAaagtttctcctttttttttttccttccttcgTTCTTCTGATAGAATTACTCTACAATCGAAGGCAGACCCGATGGGAtgctaaaaaaataaattgaaattcctgatgatgatgaagaatgaattCTTGACCTAATCTGTGAAAACGAAAATATAATTGAGCtgagcaaaaaacaaaaagaaaaaaaggtaaaagcttgaaacttgatttgataatGGAACCCTAATTGAAGATGAACGTACCTTGGGATAATCTAATAAAGAGAAATTTTGGGGGGAGAAACGAAGAAAGGGAGGAAGGTTCAATGTGAATATATATACAGCAATAAAATGGGAAGGCCATAGAAGGgggtattttatttctttatttatacttAGAAGgggtattttatttctttatttatacttTGTCCGTGACGCGATTGAACTCCTTCCCCTTCCACATTTCACTTTTTGGAGTTTTTCCAATAGCCATGAGGAATAAAATATTACCCGCTTTATCCATCTGTAAAATTCAtccttcaaaaaataaaagggatgttatttatgtatgttataGTGAATGAAAATGGATTAATTTAATTCACTATATCTTAGTGGAGAAGAAAACGTTTTTAATATTGAGGAAGAATGCTACCACTAATGGTGAATGGATAACCGAGAAAAAGAATAGGAGGATTTACTATAAGGGAGGAAAATAGTCGCCCCCATTGCTTTAGGGATATATAAttctcattttattcatttgtaCATTAATACTAGTATACTAATatcaaatcataaaaatatcCAAATTTACATCATTCACTAAAATTGAACTGACTATTACATGTTAGCAATAGTTTTAACTATAGATATTATAAATTGAATAGGTAATTGGTCTGAAATTTGAATTGATGCAATTCCTATTTATTTATACTTGTCCGTGACGCGTTTGAACTCCTCCCCCCATCTTTCATTTTCGAGTTTTTACAAATAAAATAGTATAAGGACCTGTTTGGctatgagaattattcacttttttccggaaatgtttttaactttttttgaaaactagtgtttggccatgaaaatttcaaatacaatcaAACCTTGTTTTCACTTCTTGTTTTGACCCttgcttttgtttttcctttttcaaattttaccctaatttttttttatatataaatttaaccCTATTTATTCTAGTATTGGTAGTGTTTACAACTATTTGTTTTAGTTTTTGTTGGGTTTTGGTAATGAAAAACTGGATGTTGGTCCAAATATTTGCAATAACCAGAATTTACAATAGCAAATAAGATTTTGGTAACAAGAAATTTGTAATAACAAAGACCGTTGTGATGTTCCCTTATTAACTttgctttcctttttaattttttcttaatagaATTCTAGACCTTGGTTTATTATCTACGGTTAACTTAACTGAGATGGGTGTAAACACCCGGTGTAGATAAGTTTACCACTCCCTCTTCCTTAAAGGGGCTTTGATTAAGCTTTTTAGGGGTTGGGGGTTGATAGTCAGGTGAGGGATTGTGGTATGTAAATTTGAAGTTTCATTTTGCTGAAAGTTGTTTTCACTAATGTATCAATTGTTTTGATGTAATTGTGTAATCGCTTGTTCTGATTCAACCAACTGgttatgtttatgaattgttttggGCGGTTTTGCTAGTTTTAGAAATTGGGTTATAAATtatctttcatgttttttagaaaaaatacattcaaacaaccaaatattatttgcaaaaactataaccaaacacaactccaacttcaaaaatttcaatttttttttatttctatggccaaacgcctactaaaattTATCCTTCAAAAACATTATAAACgaattttatttatgtattttatatactTTAATGCAAGGGTGGATCCAGGATTTAGAGGCCGTTAACGTTCTGAGCATTTAGCCTATAGCTGCATCCGTCTCTGACTTTAGGAATAGATGTGATTCACATTTGGCTTAATACATATGCAGCCCCCTAAACTTGCAccttttggcacctcaactaagcattgttcctattgaacccctgaactcgtcctcaagtgtgtctatcaaacacaatccgacttaAATAGCATTTTTCAaatgagaaaagacatcatttgactcctgaacttggcacaaaaacttagtttagcaactaaacttaagttgtatttatttaccccccccccccgctaACAACTTATGGGTGAATTAAAATCAACCTTACTTTCCTTTAGACCAATTAAGATCCTGGGTGTTGTTACAAGATTAAACTCTTTTGATTGGTCCACGTCatctaattattattttttaaataaattcgttaaactaaactaaaaattatttaaataaaaaaaaatacgggtGGGCCTATCTCAACCCTTTCGGACTTTCTCCCTctttaacccccccccccccaacacacACCCACCCCTTCTCTCCCACTCGTTCTTCCCCATGGTTTCATTAATAACGAACATTCCCTTTCTTCCCCGCTAACCACCACCACCGTAACCACCTCCTTCTCCATACTCCACCACGGCTACTACCATGCTATCCTCCACTACCATACCTTCCCCACCATAACTGCTCTCATCTtctgttcttctttttctaactttttttcctttctttttctagggTTCAAATGATTTGGGTTGCCCGAAACTTTAATTTAACTTGATTGTTAAATTCTTCAACTTGAAGAAATGTCACCTGATTTCAACTGAAAAACAT
Coding sequences within it:
- the LOC132033381 gene encoding uncharacterized protein LOC132033381 isoform X3 → MPSFVSTSKAIRRLVAHRNVFKQRAGIDNNVNVRCLSGIAGVPSISPGCDAGSKVIKPSSSSLGEVYRIGPLIQSRGFLGCGDGEEGNMLAKVHEERRVMGYSPEQLYAVVAAVDLYEDFLPWCQRSEILKRHPDGSFDAELEIGFKFLVESYVSHVELNKPKYIKTTATDTGLFDHLINIWEFNPGPSPGTCNLHFLVDFKFQSPLYRQNGSPVHETSRIHAGSR
- the LOC132033381 gene encoding uncharacterized protein LOC132033381 isoform X2; its protein translation is MPSFVSTSKAIRRLVAHRNVFKQRAGIDNNVNVRCLSGIAGVPSISPGCDAGSKVIKPSSSSLGEVYRIGPLIQSRGFLGCGDGEEGNMLAKVHEERRVMGYSPEQLYAVVAAVDLYEDFLPWCQRSEILKRHPDGSFDAELEIGFKFLVESYVSHVELNKPKYIKTTATDTGLFDHLINIWEFNPGPSPGTCNLHFLVDFKFQSPLYRQQNGSPVHETSRIHAGSR
- the LOC132033381 gene encoding uncharacterized protein LOC132033381 isoform X1, which produces MPSFVSTSKAIRRLVAHRNVFKQRAGIDNNVNVRCLSGIAGVPSISPGCDAGSKVIKPSSSSLGEVYRIGPLIQSRGFLGCGDGEEGNMLAKVHEERRVMGYSPEQLYAVVAAVDLYEDFLPWCQRSEILKRHPDGSFDAELEIGFKFLVESYVSHVELNKPKYIKTTATDTGLFDHLINIWEFNPGPSPGTCNLHFLVDFKFQSPLYRQVANMFFKEVVSRLVGSFNDRCRLIYGPGVPIHENTYQQRL